A segment of the Marmota flaviventris isolate mMarFla1 chromosome 2, mMarFla1.hap1, whole genome shotgun sequence genome:
GCTCTACTCTGATGAGCAGTGGGTGGAGGTGAGAGGGCTTGGATTTTTCCTTAACTAACCTTCTGGGTTAATCTGGGAAGAGGGAGGGCGGTTGTGGGCAATGAAAGCCTAGTGTAGGGAAATGCAAGGGCTCAGGGGACCTTTTCTAGGCCATGTGGGTAACCTTGGAGACGAGTATGCCATCATGACAAACCCAAACCATTTTACAGTTAGTTCACAGAGTCCCAGAGGTTTCTGATGTTGCCCCAGAGGCGATGGAAGAGATCCCAAAGGCCTTGAGAGCCCCAGAGCGCTGAGGGTTCAACAGCCCCCTGAGCTTAGGGGTCaacctaggaaaagaagagcttgttgttgaggatgtggtgGCCCAAGGAGAGCTGGCATGACCTGAGCTGTCCAGGGCAGGGAAAAGTAACCTCCATTCTCAGAAAGCCCTAACCCCTCCTACTGCAGGTGGAGCACACGGAGGTGCTTCGCTCCTGTTCCAGTCCTGTCTTCTCCCGGGTCCTGGCCCTCGAGTACTTTTTTGAAGAGAAGCAGCCCCTGCAATTCCATGTgtttgatgctgaggatggagccaCCAGCCCCCGCAATGACACCTTCCTTGGCTCTATGGAGTGTACCTTGGGCCAGGTCTGCATTCCTGctcaccccaccccactcttATCAGTTTTTGTCTCTGGAAGTCAAATTAAGGGACAGCATTAGCTTTGGAGCTAGTTTGGTTTGTGACATGATCTGGGGATGAAGGTGGAGGGAGACAGCTGTAATGCCTTCACCTGCTTTGGCCAGGGTATGAAGGGTAGAAGAATCAGTGCTCTCTGTCCACAAGAGTCAGCCCTTTGACTAAGTTAGTGGTGGACTCAGTTTCTACAGCAACCTTTAGAGGGAGGCATAGGCCTAAGActtggaaggatgaggcaggaggattgcaggtttgaggccagtctcagcaatttagcaaaatcctcagcaactctgtgagacccccctgtcataaaataaaaataaaaagggctgggaatgtagctcagtggtaaagcacccctgggttcaactccagtGTCCCTCACCGccgaagaaggaggaggaggaggaggaggaggaggaggaaggcacaGAGGACTGGAGTGTAGTTCTGGACCTGGATCCCATCTCTGCCATTCAGTGGCTGTGCAGTCTAGGGCAAgatacttaacctctctgaatcttAATTTCCTCATGTAAACATTCTCCCTGTAGGAGAGAATATTATAGTgcttccttctcttttgttttttatttgtttgttttggtgctgaggattaaatctaTGGCTTCATGCATACCAAggaagcactgtatcactgaactacactctaGTCCTCtgtgcctttcttctttttttgggaggAGAGAGGTACTAGagttgatcccaggggtgctttaccactgagctacattcccagccctttttatgtttattttttgacAGGAGGGGGCCTCACAGAGTTGCTGAGgatttttgctaaattgctaagactgttaaattcaaacctgcaatcctcctgcctcaccctccgaAGTCTTAGGCCTGTACCTCCCTCTAAAGGCTGCTGTAGAAACTGAGTCCACCACTAACTTAGCCAAAGGGCCAGCCCTTGTGGACACACAGAGAGCACTGATTCTTCTACCCTTCATACCCTGGCCAAAGCAGGTGAAGGCATTACTGCTGTCTCCTTCTACCTTCATCCCCAGATTGTGTCACAAACCAAAGTCACTAAGCCACTACTGCTGAAGAATGGGAAGACAGCGGGCAAGTCCACTATCACGGTAGGCAAGGTCACCTGTGCTCACCCTTGGGCCAGGTAGTCAATGCCCCTGCATGAACATCCAGAAGAATATCATGTCCAGGAATACGTTCACCAGTCGGGAGGGTATGGGGTGGCCCTGGGTCGGCAGGGTGTGGGTGGAGTCCTACCACCTGTGTCCTCCTTCAGATTGTAGCAGAGGAGGTATCTGGTACCAACGACTATGTGCAACTTACCTTCAGAGCCCACAAACTGGACAACAAGGTTGGAACCCCAGAGTCCAGTCCCCTATGTTCCCTGTTAGAGAGCTCTACACCTCCCACTGGAGACAAATCCCAGAGTCTCAGGCCTGTTTCCTTCTCAGTGTTAGCACCCTCCAGTCCCTCCTTGCAAACTTCATCAGCTCATGGGCCCTCACCTTGCATCCCCAGGACCTGTTCAGCAAGTCTGACCCTTTCATGGAGATCTATAAGACCAATGGGGACCAAAGTGACCAGCTGGTCTGGAGAACTGAGGTGGGTGCCTAGAGCTATGGAAAtgggagggacagagagaagagCAAGGAAACCGAGAAAGGAGGTAACGAGCTCCCTCCCCTGGTGTCTCTCCAAGGTGGTGAAAAACAACCTGAACCCCAATTGGGAGCCATTCCGCCTGTCCCTGCACTCTCTGTGCAGCTGTGATGTCCACCGGCCCCTCAAGGTGAAGCCCCAGCCAAGCAAGCACAACCTACTTGGAACGTCCAGCCTGCTGTCTGAGACCTTCCCCACCGAGTGTGGCAAGCCGCCTCCCTCTCCCCCATGTGATAAGCACTTCTCACTGTGGGATAAATAACAGTTCACAGCTCGATGTTAAGCTTCCCACATGTGTGATTTTTATCAGAGGCCAAAGTCCCTGCCAGATTGAGCTAAAGAACCAAGTTCAGCAGGTAGCTCTCTGGGCCGGTCAATATCTGTGTGGGTCTAGAGACTGTGCAGCTCCTACCACCCTGAATCCCCCACCCAACCTAGAAAGCACCACAAAGCATCCCCAACCCAGATCccacctctccccctcccttttcaGTTCCTGGTGTATGACTATGACTCCAGTGGAAAGCATGACTTCATTGGCGAGTTCACCAGCACTTTCCAGGAGATGCAGGAAGGGACGGCAAACCCTGGGCAGGAGGTGCCACAGAGACCCTACCCCACCTCAGAATCCCACCCAAATTCCTGGGAAAATCCTAAGGGTGACACTGAAGAGACCACCATAATTGGCTGGAGGTGGAGAGGGTGGAAAGTCCCCAGGTTTGGTCAAAGGATGGAGCCATGGGGATCTTGCTCTAGGAGGCTTTGCTGGAAAGGGGCAAGAGAGGCCACCTGATGGACTTATGACCCTGTGTTTGTGGGGTGCATGTGGTCTAGATGCAGTGGGACTGTATCAATCCCAAGTATCGggacaagaagaaaaattacaagAGCTCAGGGACGGTAGTGCTGGCCCAGTGCACGGTAAATTCTTGTTTCAAGTGTTGCCTCTGCCCCTTCCCCTGCCACAATCTGATTCAACCCTTCCCTTTTTTCAAAAGACTAACCATTTCTCTGCTCCTGGGAACTGGGAATCCCTGCCCCATCCTACCCCCAACTGCAACCTCAAAAACTCTGGTCCCTCTACCTTTCCCACAGAAGCTCTATCCAAACTTCTTCCCAAAAAGACCACGCCCCCACctcattttctctcctccttctgccAGGTGGAGAAGGTGCACACCTTCCTGGATTACATCATGGGCGGCTGCCAGATCAGCTTCACGGTAAAGGCCCAGGGAATGGGGGCACAAATAAGAGGGAGAGTCTAAGTCTGCAATGAGCCCATAATCCCACTGCCCCTACTCATGCTTCTTACGAGTCTTAGAAATGTTAACTCACCACACTGAGACTACCTGTGGTCCCCCAGACTCATCTCAGTCCTCCCTACAGTCCTACTCTAGTTCTGGCTAGCCTCTGTGGCAGCTCTCATAGCTACAGCATGATCCTttcctcaccctcaccctcatccTCACCAGGTGGCCATCGACTTCACCGCCTCCAatggggacccaaggagcagccAGTCCCTCCACTGCCTCAGTCCCCGCCAGCCCAACCACTACCTGCAGGCCCTGCGTGCAGTGGGAGGCATCTGCCAGGACTATGACAGGTAagagggagatggggaggaaCAGGAAGGCCAGCCTTGCCCCAGGAGCCCCACAGCCTtttcttctctccagtgataAGCGGTTCCCAGCTTTTGGCTTTGGAGCCCGGATCCCCCCCAACTTCGAGGTAGGCTGGATGTAGGGGAAGGGAGGATATGGGGGTGTCAGACAGGAAGGAGACTCACCCCCTCATTGTGCTCACCTTATCCACACAGGTGTCCCATGACTTTGCCATCAACTTTGACCCAGAAAATCCTGAATGTGAAGGTAAACTGGGAAAGTCCCACCAACCTACCTCCTACCTGCCACACATGCTTGCTGCACATGTCTGTACATCTCACACCAGAGCACAGATTCCGATCCCATGGGCTCAGTGCCCTTTCACCCATCCAAGGCCTGTCTTCACTGGGTAAGACTCATTCCCACAGCCCAGAGTCTACCCACACAACTCTTTCAGCCCAGGAAACTACCCATCTTTCTTCCTGTTCTAGTGAGGAAATTGGGGTGGCAGGTCCCAAGAACAGAGGCACCTCCTAATCTCTGCTAGTTACACCTCTTTTTTTTGCCCACAGAGATCTCAGGGGTCATTGCTTCCTACCGTCGGTGCTTGCCACAGATCCAGCTGTATGGCCCCACCAACGTCGCCCCCATCATCAACCGTGTTGCTGGGCCTGCACAGCGGGAACAGAGCACTGGCCAAGCCACGGTGAGGAGATAAAATAGACAAGCAGGTGCTGCCTGTACCCTGTGTGTCCTCAGGTGGCGCCAGAGCCAGGGCCTGGGTTAGGGATAGGCGTCAACATCCTTGCACACAGAGACGACCTTTCTTCCCCCTCTATCTGCCCTCAGAAGTACTCAGTGCTGCTGGTGCTCACGGACGGAGTGGTGAGTGACATGGCTGAGACCCGCACAGCGATTGTGCACGCCTCCCGCCTGCCCATGTCCATTATCATCGTGGGTGTGGGCAATGCCGACTTCTCTGACATGCGGCTGTTGGACGGCGACGATGGTCCGTTGCGCTGCCCCCGAGGGGTGCCGGCAGCCCGCGACATTGTCCAATTCGTGCCCTTCCGGGACTTCAAGGATGTGAGTGCTCGGTGCCCCTCCAGCGGAAGGGCTCCTCAGCTCCTCTTGCCCTCAGATCTGACATCTATGTCTCATCTGCTTGATGTCCTGCGAAGTGCGCTGGAGCCCAGCTGACCACTCCGCAGTCCTTCACTCATCTGACCCAGCCCCTAACCATGTCTCCGCCCCATCCCAGGCTGCCCCGTCTGCTCTGGCTAAGTGCGTCCTGGCTGAGGTGCCCCGGCAGGTGGTGGAGTACTACGCCAGTCAGGGCATCAGCCCTGGGGCTCCCAGGCCCTGCACGCCAGCCACGACTCCCAGCCCTAGCCCATGACTGCCTCCCATCGGATCGACACACCCTCCACCTCTCAGTGAGTCCTGGGGCCCGAAAAGGGTGCACACAAAGGATGTGCAAAGTGGGGTTTCTAAGGAGACTACTTTGGCTTATGACTATTCCACACCTTCCCAGGTGCCTGTCCTGACCCATGTGACTCAAGTGACTAGTGCCTCTGCCTCTTGAACCAGCTGTGCCCCCTGGGTTCTGGAAGTGAGTGGTGGGCCCTGCCCCCATCTTTCCAAGCCCCATACCCTCTAGTTTGTGTCCCTCAGTGACTTCCTTCAGTAATCATGATTTTCCTGCCATTAATAAAAGGAACCACTCCTAGCACCTCTATCTCTACCTATCATGTCTCGGATGTTCATTGGGTAGTCTGCAGTACCCACACAAACCATAGAAAATATGGGCCAGCACCCTTCAAAATCTGAGCCAAAGCTCCCCAGGCAGGCATGGTCTCTGCAGTCTTACCCCAATCATGTGCCAGTGGGCTCTAAGGAGCCCCCACCCTTACTTCCCAAGCACAGGGGTCCAGACACTGTGGGGGTTAGTTATAGGAGATGGGGAGGTAATAAGGGGCTGTCAAGAAGGGGCAGGCTGATGCTTTCTTACAGCTGTCTACAGAGAAGCATGCTGAGTCCCTGAGGGTTGAACCCCTGCCTCCACACAGCTGTGGGGTGGGTCAAGAAAGATTGTTAGGGAGGTGACTGAAGGAGGGCAGCAGATCAGTTAGTGAAGTCGGAGCGTAGAGAGGGCATTTAAGGAATGCACAACCTGATTTTCCTGGGTGTGTAAATGTATGTGCTTTCATGCACCACATATCCCTGGCCCTCCATGAATGTGGCTTCAGTGGTTCAGAAAGCCCAGCTGTGCACTATTGATGATAACATTAACAACAGCAGCAAAGTTTATTCTTTAGCATGTGTCAAACTTTGCTTCTTTAAATGCATTCATTTTCACTAATAGTTATCATCATTTCCCCCATTTTTCTGACAAACCAAGTGAGGCTTGATTTTTAACTTACCCATGGCCAGAGAAAAACTCGTAGAACTGGAGCTTGAGTCCAGGCCCAGCTGACTATAAAACACCCACATTCTTCATCATTACAATGTGCAAACTTTATTTGAGGTATAGCCCTCTGATCCAGCTTTATCACCTTGAGACTCAGGTGTATGTATATAAGACCTAGTTGTATGCGCAGGTATATGTGGATGCGTATCTCAGCCCTGTTGTGCAATGAAGGTAAGAAAGGTTTGTAAGAGAAGCAGAGAGTATGGATTAAAGTTCCAGGGAGCAGGCAAGGACACAGGTGAAATTCAGAGTAAAGGAAGAAGAGCTGAGCTCCTGAGGGATCTTCTCCACCCAAGCCCCTCCTTTCAACTAGAAGTGTGGAAGAGGATGGAGGAGAGGAGTTACCTCTCCCATGAGCCCTCAGAGGGGTATGAGAGCCAGAGAGGATAGCCATTAGCCAAAGgtagggaagggagaagagaaattCTAAGGGGGGATGGAGGAAAGGACTCCTGTTGCAGGCTCCTGAGTGGAGGAGGGATGAGTTGGGCTAGAGGAGGAGAGGGAACAAGAACTGTGAGGGGAAGAGAAGAGacagctggggagggggtggaTAGAGGGggcagaaaggaagagagacaTATGGGAGCCACTTCCCCCATACCCAACCGCTTCTCCCATTTATTATGTCCCTTAGAGGACAGACAACTGTGGCTGATGAGGTGGCTGCTCCCAGCTCAATGCCTCTGCTCTGCCCAGAGGCCCCACTGGCCCTCCCCATATGCTGCAGAACTGGAGGGGTTACCATGGCAACTGTGAGACCTTGAGGATAACCACAGGCAAGCCTAGCTAGACCACTGCTGCTCCTGGGCTTTTGTGGTGGCGGTGGTGGAAGGTAGAGGCTCCATCTGGACCAATTCCCGCCCCTCTACCCCATTTTCATTAGCCCTTCAATACTGAGATGTGCCACTCAGTTCCAGGTGGTTTCTCCCACCCTCTTTCTGATATACACACAGATGCACAAAATAGTAACATGAAACAGGGATAGAGAACGAACATTTCTTAAATTGCAAGAACATTTAGCCAGTAACATTAGAATTCCACCTGGGCTTCAAGTTTAATTCATAAAAGCTGCACTCAGCTCCCCGTCATCCTGGGAAGTCTCACCTCAGCCCTCAGAGGCAGGAAGTAGCAGGGACACCCTAGGTAggtctggagactgaggcagcttGGAGGAAGTAGCAGAGGCCCAGTGCCTGTTTCCCAGTGCATGCTTCCTCTCCTGGGTTGCTCTCCCACAGCTTAGGCTGCAgccaggaagctgaagcaggacaGGAGGGCTTTCTGTAAGCTTGTCTTAGGGACCTCTTGGGGACACCATTGGGAGTCCCTCATGGATGAGGTGCCAAAACTGAAAAAGTGCCAGAAGTCATCCAATCTAAGTGAAAATTAGATGAAGTGTCTAAGTCCCAGGGAACAATTGATTAGCTCAAGGTGACAGAGGGCTCCTATGGCAGAGCAGTGATTAGCACCAAGGGCTCTTTCCCAGCTGACACCAAACCACTCCCAGGGTTTACTTCTCAGACCTGTACTGCTCTGGACCCTGCAGGCCACTGGGTTGGGCAAGGAAAAACATATTGGGTAGAGTTCCTAGTCTTGCTGTTGAGAATTATTAAATCTTGAAACTGCAGTAGGCCTAAAATGGGGAGGTTACAGTccttcaagtgaaaaaaaaacagCCTCATTGCTAATTGTAGTCTTAATGCACTACAAGTTGAAAACCTTGAATTAAGAACTGAGGGGGGAAATGTACCACTCCCTCTCCTTCCATTCACTGTGCCACCCAGCCATCCTCCACACCTGCACCTTCAGTGCCTGTCATTGGCCCCTGCAGAGCTCAGTATGCTTGCTACTCATGAAGGATAAGGTTTATGACCTGCGGAGGTGTATGAGTGGAGGAGTTACCTCTCCCAGAAAATGGCCAGACTAACTTCGGGCATCCCTTGAAGGTCCAGAATGTTTGGGGTTATTTGTGTGGTTATACGGGGAGTGGATGGGACCAGTGGACAGGGGTTGGCTGGCTGCTAATCTCCAACTCAGCCACCTCCACGGTCCACGCCCTGCCCCAGCTGCTCAGAGGAGGAGGTGGGTGTGGTCCCCGGGCCCGGGGCCACTAGATGTCAACCGGTCACAGCGAGCCTTGTAGAGGTCGCGCTCCCGAGACAGGCGAGCTACCTCCGCCCGCAGCGCGTCTAACTGAGCAGCCAGGCGGGCGCGCTCCGCCTCCAGCCCGCGCCGCTGCTGCAGCCGCTTGGAGCGACAGGTTTGCGCGTAACCGCGGTTCTTCAGCGTGCGGCGCCTCTGCTTCAGCCGAAGCGCCTCGTCGCGCCCGCAGCCGCGCAGCTGCCGGTTTAGCTCCCGCACAGACATGGATACCAGTGCTGCGTCCGAAAACCGCTCGGCCAGCTGAGGAGGAACAATGCAGGGACCTGTTCGGCTGTGGGTCCCACCCTGCTCCATCCACAGGTTGGAACGCTGGGTTAGCCCCACTGTCGAGAAGGCTTCGACCCCCCGGTTCCCACTTTTACCTGAATGCCCCCTTTTCTAACAGAATCTATCTCAGTCCAGACCCACAGGTCCTAGACACCCGACTCGCACCCCTCGGCACACCCTGCAGAGCAGGCCCCGCCTCCCACTGTCAGGCAAGCTCAGCTACACTCGGTGCCCCTCGCAGCATCCCACTTCAGGTCCAGTTGTGTGCCAGGGACCCGTGCCCAGacagtcccctcccctccaacaAGCCACGTTTCCGTGTCCTGAAGACCGCAACCCGGTGACCCTCAAAAGATTTAGATTATGCCCTAATGCCCTCAATACCCCCATCTGTGTCTATAATTAATAGGATGAGTTCCAATCCTTCCTGAGAAGGTTGGGCATAGGGAAAGCACAAAGCCTTGGAAAGGCCAACCTCAACCACTGTCTTAACCCGGCTCCATTCCACATGGGGCATCTATTTACTCCCCTGTAATCCCTCTCTGGGGGCCTTTTCTAACTTATCCCTGTTCCTTCTGATTCAGTCTATTcgtttctcttccttttgaaaaaaacgtagttttctctgatttcttttaagagtccttcttcccttttcctgcccTCTTTCCCCAGTCCAAAACCCTCTCCAGGAACTCTCCCTCTCTTGGACCGCCTCCTTCAGCCTGCCTCCCCTCAGACCAGCCTACTAGTCACTCACCTGGGCATGCTGGGCTCCTGTTTCCTCTAGGTTCTCTGGGTAGTAGCCATGGGGCCCCTCAACAGGGACTGGGCCCTGACCCTGCAGCAACTCCACAGCCTCATCAGGACTCAGCCCCAGCGCTTCCCCAGAATCCAGCTGCTGCTGCAGGGTGGCCAGCCAGTACAGCTCCTCCAGGCCTGCCCGGGGGCCCTCAGTGGCCCCCACCACGCCTGACTCACTGAAGGTTGGTGAAGGAGGCACTGAGCTGTAAGGTGTGGAGCCCAGTGAGGCTGTTGAGGCCACTGATCGTCCCTCCGGGGGCTCCCGCTTTACCTCAAACTTCATCAAGTCAAAGTCATTGACATATTC
Coding sequences within it:
- the Cpne6 gene encoding copine-6 produces the protein MSDPEMGWVPEPPAMTLGASRVELRVSCQGLLDRDTLTKPHPCVLLKLYSDEQWVEVEHTEVLRSCSSPVFSRVLALEYFFEEKQPLQFHVFDAEDGATSPRNDTFLGSMECTLGQIVSQTKVTKPLLLKNGKTAGKSTITIVAEEVSGTNDYVQLTFRAHKLDNKDLFSKSDPFMEIYKTNGDQSDQLVWRTEVVKNNLNPNWEPFRLSLHSLCSCDVHRPLKFLVYDYDSSGKHDFIGEFTSTFQEMQEGTANPGQEMQWDCINPKYRDKKKNYKSSGTVVLAQCTVEKVHTFLDYIMGGCQISFTVAIDFTASNGDPRSSQSLHCLSPRQPNHYLQALRAVGGICQDYDSDKRFPAFGFGARIPPNFEVSHDFAINFDPENPECEEISGVIASYRRCLPQIQLYGPTNVAPIINRVAGPAQREQSTGQATKYSVLLVLTDGVVSDMAETRTAIVHASRLPMSIIIVGVGNADFSDMRLLDGDDGPLRCPRGVPAARDIVQFVPFRDFKDAAPSALAKCVLAEVPRQVVEYYASQGISPGAPRPCTPATTPSPSP
- the Nrl gene encoding neural retina-specific leucine zipper protein → MALSPSPLAMEYVNDFDLMKFEVKREPPEGRSVASTASLGSTPYSSVPPSPTFSESGVVGATEGPRAGLEELYWLATLQQQLDSGEALGLSPDEAVELLQGQGPVPVEGPHGYYPENLEETGAQHAQLAERFSDAALVSMSVRELNRQLRGCGRDEALRLKQRRRTLKNRGYAQTCRSKRLQQRRGLEAERARLAAQLDALRAEVARLSRERDLYKARCDRLTSSGPGPGDHTHLLL